A DNA window from Prochlorococcus marinus str. GP2 contains the following coding sequences:
- a CDS encoding PP2C family protein-serine/threonine phosphatase has protein sequence MTNNQKEKLFTNKFIQKFLDNKSIASLEDKYKFAEISSSLSYYLKSFSNINKLLDYICLILKHIFNENIILIIPLNDTGEIWHENIKISSNNEYLKIQEEISIFFNQFNFSKNFKIKDTKTFENSLKNKFKEYKIEKEKVLSRGKCRGFVYVFSKSVTSQSILEDSNFNFILNCLALGLENYCLIKTKKKHENVDREISTGAEIQSQLLPDYCPDIYGVDLAAHCRPALQLGGDYYDFMCLKTNISEKRKEKARWALVIGDVMGKGIPAGLLMTMLRGMLRAEVLTGLPPDRILHDLNQLAINDLDQSNRFVTLFYSDYDPRTKKLRYANAAHNPPLLWKNSEQKIIKLDADGFVLGLQKDAEYNCSEIKLNENDLVLYYTDGVIDTSNSLGERFDEERLIKILTKLCKQSYTSQEILNKLFKKLDEFTGQNRHLEDDASIVIFKLK, from the coding sequence GTGACAAATAATCAAAAAGAAAAATTATTTACAAACAAATTTATCCAAAAATTTTTAGACAATAAATCTATAGCATCTTTAGAAGATAAATATAAATTTGCTGAAATTTCATCTTCATTATCTTACTATCTAAAATCTTTTTCAAATATAAATAAATTACTTGATTATATATGCTTAATTTTAAAACATATTTTTAATGAAAATATAATATTAATTATTCCTTTAAACGATACGGGTGAAATATGGCATGAAAACATAAAAATTTCTTCTAATAATGAATATTTAAAAATTCAAGAAGAAATTAGTATTTTTTTTAATCAATTTAATTTCTCGAAAAACTTTAAAATAAAAGATACTAAAACATTTGAAAATTCCCTAAAAAATAAATTTAAAGAATATAAAATTGAGAAAGAAAAAGTATTATCTCGAGGAAAATGTAGAGGATTTGTTTACGTTTTTAGCAAATCTGTAACTAGTCAATCGATACTTGAAGATAGTAATTTTAACTTTATTTTAAATTGCCTTGCTCTTGGATTAGAAAATTACTGCTTAATAAAAACAAAAAAGAAGCATGAGAATGTAGATAGAGAAATATCTACGGGAGCTGAAATACAGTCCCAATTACTACCAGATTATTGCCCAGATATTTATGGAGTCGACCTAGCTGCGCACTGTAGACCTGCTCTTCAACTTGGCGGCGATTATTACGATTTTATGTGCTTAAAGACTAATATTTCAGAAAAAAGAAAAGAAAAAGCTAGATGGGCCTTAGTAATAGGTGATGTTATGGGTAAGGGTATACCAGCAGGTTTGCTAATGACTATGCTGAGAGGAATGCTTCGTGCAGAAGTTCTTACAGGTTTACCTCCAGATAGGATTTTGCATGATTTGAATCAACTAGCAATAAATGATTTAGATCAATCGAATAGATTCGTGACATTATTTTACTCAGATTATGACCCCAGAACTAAAAAATTAAGATACGCCAATGCAGCTCATAATCCTCCTTTGCTTTGGAAAAATTCAGAACAGAAAATTATAAAATTAGATGCAGATGGATTCGTTTTGGGACTTCAAAAAGATGCTGAATATAATTGTTCTGAAATAAAGTTGAATGAAAATGATTTAGTTTTATATTATACCGATGGAGTAATCGATACTTCTAATTCTCTAGGAGAAAGATTTGATGAGGAAAGGTTAATTAAAATTCTTACAAAATTATGCAAGCAATCCTATACATCTCAAGAAATATTAAATAAATTATTTAAAAAATTAGATGAATTTACAGGTCAAAATAGACATCTAGAAGATGATGCATCCATAGTTATTTTCAAATTGAAATAG
- a CDS encoding RNA recognition motif domain-containing protein, whose protein sequence is MSIFVGNLPFRAEREDVSQLFAPFGEVVNCSLPLERDTGRKRGFAFVEMADEATESAAIDSLQGTELMGRPLRINKAEPRGSGGPRRGGRGGYGGGNNGGGYGGGYGGGYGGANSESNTSYSNKSSGAEGWEDRSYGNSSENAEYESGRSRRKRGVSNESNSSNEEN, encoded by the coding sequence GTGAGTATTTTTGTTGGTAATTTGCCGTTCCGCGCAGAGCGTGAAGATGTTTCACAGTTGTTTGCCCCTTTCGGTGAGGTTGTAAATTGTTCTCTTCCTCTTGAGAGAGATACTGGTAGAAAAAGAGGATTTGCATTTGTTGAAATGGCAGATGAAGCAACAGAGTCTGCAGCTATTGATAGCTTGCAAGGCACGGAGCTTATGGGTAGACCATTAAGAATTAATAAGGCTGAACCAAGAGGTTCTGGTGGACCTCGAAGAGGAGGAAGAGGTGGCTATGGCGGTGGAAATAATGGCGGCGGCTACGGCGGTGGCTACGGCGGTGGCTACGGCGGTGCAAATTCTGAATCTAATACTTCTTACAGTAATAAATCTTCCGGAGCAGAAGGTTGGGAGGATAGAAGTTATGGAAACTCTTCTGAAAATGCTGAATATGAAAGTGGTAGGAGTAGAAGAAAAAGGGGGGTTTCTAATGAAAGCAATTCTTCAAACGAAGAAAATTAA
- the argH gene encoding argininosuccinate lyase, whose protein sequence is MAKVWSKRFDNTLNPFIEKFNASISFDKKLILEDLECSIAHAKMLGKTQVLSSSETLQIINGLKLIKVEYLEGKFYPNPPSEDIHYCIEEKLISLIGETGKKLHTGRSRNDQVGTDIRLWLRKEIDNIEILIIDLQKSFLNLAKSNIYTLIPGYTHMQRAQPLSLAHHLLAYLEMLQRDRERFKEVRSRVNISPLGAAALAGTKIKIDRNFTAAELGFDKIYKNSIDAVSDRDFCIEFASASALVMSHLSKISEEIILWVTDEFSFAQLTDKCATGSSLMPQKKNPDVPELIRGKTGRVYGHLQALLTMVKGVPLAYNKDFQEDKEPIFDTAETLSSCIKAMTILINEGIEFNIKNLSDSVGNDFSNATDLADYLVSKKVPFRTAYQVVGELVKYCLERKMLFKNLKVDEFKKFHPEFDEDVFMDLDPFKVVKSRTSEGGTGFAQVEKEVNNWQKRL, encoded by the coding sequence ATGGCAAAAGTATGGAGTAAAAGATTCGATAATACACTAAATCCATTCATTGAAAAGTTTAATGCTTCAATTAGTTTTGATAAAAAACTTATTTTAGAAGATTTAGAATGCTCTATTGCTCATGCAAAAATGCTTGGTAAAACTCAGGTTTTATCATCTTCTGAAACTTTGCAAATTATTAATGGTCTTAAGCTAATAAAAGTTGAGTATTTGGAAGGTAAATTTTATCCTAATCCTCCTTCTGAAGATATTCATTATTGTATTGAAGAAAAACTAATAAGTTTAATTGGTGAAACTGGAAAAAAATTACATACAGGCAGAAGTAGAAATGATCAAGTTGGTACTGACATAAGATTGTGGCTGAGAAAAGAGATTGACAACATTGAAATTTTAATAATTGATTTGCAAAAATCTTTCTTAAATCTTGCGAAGTCAAATATTTATACCTTAATTCCTGGATATACGCATATGCAAAGAGCACAACCATTATCGTTAGCTCATCATTTATTGGCTTATTTAGAAATGCTTCAAAGAGATCGTGAAAGGTTTAAAGAAGTAAGATCAAGAGTTAATATTTCCCCATTAGGAGCAGCAGCATTGGCTGGTACAAAAATAAAAATAGATAGGAACTTTACCGCTGCAGAATTGGGTTTTGACAAGATATATAAAAATAGTATTGATGCGGTAAGTGATAGAGATTTTTGTATAGAGTTTGCGTCTGCATCTGCATTGGTAATGTCACATTTAAGTAAAATTTCAGAGGAAATAATTTTATGGGTTACAGATGAATTTTCTTTTGCACAATTAACAGACAAATGTGCCACTGGCAGTAGCTTAATGCCTCAGAAAAAAAATCCAGATGTTCCAGAATTGATAAGAGGTAAAACGGGGAGAGTTTATGGCCATCTTCAAGCTTTGTTGACCATGGTCAAAGGGGTACCACTTGCTTACAACAAAGATTTCCAAGAAGATAAAGAGCCAATATTTGACACTGCAGAGACGTTATCTTCATGTATTAAAGCAATGACTATTTTAATTAATGAAGGAATTGAATTTAATATTAAAAATTTATCTGATTCGGTAGGAAATGATTTTTCTAATGCTACGGATTTGGCTGATTACTTAGTTTCTAAAAAGGTTCCCTTTAGGACTGCTTATCAAGTTGTGGGTGAACTTGTTAAATATTGCTTAGAAAGAAAAATGTTATTTAAAAATCTTAAAGTTGATGAATTTAAAAAATTTCATCCAGAATTTGATGAGGATGTTTTTATGGATCTTGACCCCTTTAAAGTTGTTAAGTCAAGAACTAGTGAAGGTGGAACAGGTTTTGCCCAAGTAGAAAAAGAAGTAAATAATTGGCAAAAAAGATTGTAA
- the dusA gene encoding tRNA dihydrouridine(20/20a) synthase DusA codes for MSLTQSNSIKNIHKLSIAPMMDCTDKHFRMIMRKISTEALLYTEMIVAQSLVYSNKKEKFLDFNNEEHPISIQFGGDDPEILKEAARMAEDWGYDEINFNVGCPSPRVCSGNFGASLMKDPEKVAKCIESLKNSCSLPVTIKHRIGVDNDYSFINLNNFVRHVANAGAERFTVHARKAILKGLNPKQNRTIPPLEYDVVKKLKKLNPKLLIEINGGLTTIDESLEALNHFDGVMIGRSVYKHPLRWSEIDQKVYGINAKSKTASNIIFSLIPYIERHLSNGGNSWDICKHLINLVEGIPKAKIWRNQISNKSIKQKLEIEYLIELTTWLEKMGY; via the coding sequence ATGAGCTTAACCCAATCTAATTCTATTAAAAATATTCATAAATTAAGTATCGCTCCAATGATGGATTGTACTGATAAACATTTCAGAATGATAATGAGAAAAATTAGTACCGAGGCTCTCTTATATACAGAAATGATTGTAGCCCAAAGTTTAGTTTATTCGAACAAAAAAGAAAAATTTTTAGATTTCAATAATGAAGAACATCCGATATCAATTCAATTTGGTGGAGATGATCCTGAAATCCTTAAAGAGGCTGCCCGAATGGCGGAGGATTGGGGTTATGACGAAATAAACTTTAATGTTGGTTGTCCAAGTCCAAGAGTTTGTTCTGGGAATTTTGGCGCTTCACTTATGAAAGATCCTGAAAAAGTAGCAAAATGCATAGAATCTTTAAAAAATAGCTGCAGCTTACCGGTTACTATTAAACACAGAATCGGTGTAGACAATGATTATAGTTTTATAAATTTGAATAATTTTGTAAGGCACGTCGCAAATGCTGGCGCAGAAAGATTTACAGTTCATGCAAGGAAAGCAATTTTAAAAGGTTTAAATCCAAAACAAAACAGAACCATACCTCCGCTTGAATACGATGTAGTAAAAAAATTAAAAAAATTAAATCCAAAATTATTAATAGAAATAAATGGTGGTTTAACAACTATCGATGAATCGTTGGAAGCCCTAAATCATTTTGATGGTGTCATGATTGGGAGATCAGTATATAAACATCCATTGAGATGGTCTGAAATTGATCAAAAAGTTTATGGGATTAATGCAAAATCCAAAACGGCTTCAAATATTATTTTCTCCTTAATTCCATACATAGAGAGACATTTAAGTAATGGAGGAAACTCTTGGGATATTTGTAAACATCTAATAAATTTAGTTGAAGGAATTCCTAAGGCGAAAATTTGGAGAAATCAAATTTCAAATAAATCCATAAAACAAAAATTAGAAATCGAGTATCTAATAGAATTAACTACTTGGCTTGAAAAAATGGGTTATTAA